A region of Acidithiobacillus ferridurans DNA encodes the following proteins:
- a CDS encoding YciK family oxidoreductase, whose product MNNYVPVDGLLNGRVIIVTGAGEGIGRCAAVEFARLGAEVVLLGRTQRKLEGVYDEIVDSGYKEPVIHPMDLLTAKGRDYQDFAQRLKENLGRLDGVLHNAAELDILTPIQYYDEDLWESAMKVNMTAPYLLTQACLPLLLASEDASIVFITDDCALEAKGYWGAYAVSKAAVQHFGLTLAIELQNTNVRVNVINPGPCRTGMRVRTHPGASIMSVPPPIAIMPLYEYLLGPDSNNTRGQIMNARDWLDTEHDDRQVVAVLE is encoded by the coding sequence GGTCGCTGTGCTGCCGTAGAATTTGCCCGTTTGGGTGCTGAAGTAGTGTTATTGGGCCGAACGCAGCGGAAGCTAGAGGGTGTATACGACGAAATTGTTGATTCAGGTTATAAGGAGCCGGTTATACATCCAATGGATTTGCTGACTGCCAAGGGACGCGATTACCAGGATTTTGCGCAGCGCCTGAAGGAAAATTTAGGTCGCCTGGATGGGGTCCTGCACAATGCTGCGGAACTCGATATATTGACACCGATCCAGTATTACGACGAGGATTTGTGGGAAAGCGCGATGAAGGTGAATATGACCGCGCCATACTTATTGACACAAGCCTGTTTGCCACTGCTGCTTGCATCCGAGGATGCATCCATTGTTTTTATTACTGATGACTGCGCCCTTGAGGCAAAAGGTTATTGGGGAGCGTATGCTGTAAGTAAAGCGGCAGTACAACATTTTGGACTTACGCTTGCAATTGAATTGCAAAACACCAACGTTCGCGTGAACGTGATAAATCCTGGGCCGTGCCGTACGGGAATGCGGGTGAGGACACATCCGGGAGCATCAATAATGTCCGTTCCGCCACCGATAGCGATAATGCCCCTTTATGAATATTTGTTAGGGCCTGATAGCAACAATACACGTGGGCAAATAATGAATGCCAGAGATTGGCTGGATACGGAACACGATGATCGCCAGGTTGTTGCGGTTCTTGAGTAA